From the Bdellovibrio reynosensis genome, one window contains:
- a CDS encoding outer membrane protein assembly factor BamE, whose product MIRYLAIPVVLILLLTTGCQTSMLKQFNEVKPGMEKDDVLDLMGSPSRSERFHGKDRWTYVFYDQHLRFEKEVHFFDGNAIYVGDEWQPEVAKSAVTMDARNEERNKEIDAQIAKDVEDHRRAYQDFEAKAKGTDKVRYVPEFEPIR is encoded by the coding sequence ATGATCCGTTATTTGGCTATTCCAGTCGTTTTAATATTGCTTCTAACGACAGGCTGTCAGACATCTATGCTTAAGCAGTTTAACGAAGTTAAACCGGGCATGGAAAAAGATGACGTTCTTGATCTAATGGGTTCCCCAAGCCGCTCTGAGCGTTTCCACGGCAAAGACCGCTGGACCTATGTGTTTTATGATCAACATCTGCGCTTTGAAAAAGAAGTTCATTTCTTTGATGGAAATGCTATCTACGTAGGTGATGAGTGGCAACCGGAAGTGGCTAAGTCAGCTGTGACTATGGATGCCCGTAACGAAGAACGAAATAAAGAGATCGATGCCCAGATCGCAAAAGACGTTGAAGATCATCGTCGCGCTTATCAAGACTTTGAAGCAAAAGCTAAAGGCACGGATAAGGTTCGTTACGTTCCAGAGTTTGAACCTATTCGTTAA
- a CDS encoding matrixin family metalloprotease: protein MIRKFAVASFLVFVCACSKNSPTLGPGDENQLASAAETNCGFVSNSYGQRVSWKKNIPLTLKVYNDFPTEYLEVLNKAAAHWNDAAGMTLLMFENTGTSLAATSKDGANTLLWKQEWPEKLSKLQGVTNLYWNNNELTEADIQINNKNFNFFTESATTPYDLHLESLLIHELGHALGLRHQSTVPSVMWAILNGGVKRIEISAADRESIKCEY from the coding sequence ATGATACGGAAATTCGCTGTTGCTTCATTTTTAGTCTTTGTCTGCGCCTGCAGCAAAAATTCGCCTACTTTGGGACCTGGAGATGAAAACCAACTAGCTAGTGCAGCTGAAACCAACTGTGGTTTTGTGAGCAATTCATACGGGCAAAGAGTTTCTTGGAAAAAGAACATTCCCCTAACTTTAAAAGTATATAATGATTTCCCAACTGAATATCTTGAAGTTCTAAATAAAGCGGCAGCCCACTGGAATGATGCTGCCGGAATGACACTGCTGATGTTCGAAAATACAGGCACCTCGTTAGCGGCAACGTCCAAAGATGGCGCAAATACTTTATTGTGGAAGCAAGAATGGCCTGAAAAGTTAAGCAAGCTTCAAGGTGTCACCAATTTATATTGGAATAATAACGAACTTACAGAAGCTGATATTCAAATTAATAATAAAAACTTTAATTTTTTCACTGAATCCGCGACGACCCCTTACGATCTTCACTTAGAAAGTTTGTTGATTCATGAATTAGGTCATGCCCTAGGTCTTCGCCACCAAAGCACTGTTCCTAGTGTGATGTGGGCCATTCTTAATGGCGGTGTTAAAAGAATAGAAATTTCTGCAGCCGATCGCGAATCGATCAAGTGCGAGTATTAA